The genomic segment CCCTTGAGCAGCTGGCCGGGCGGCTTTCGCCGCAGCACATAGCTGCGCCCCGGCGTGCGCAGGCGGTAAGTGGGGTTCGATTGCCCGCCCTTGAACTGGTCGATCGTCAGCGGCCCGGCATAGCCGTCGACGTGCTGCGCCATCCAGCGCTCCAGGGCCGCCTGGTCGAAGCGGTGCTGCGCGCGCACCGGCACCGTGCCGGCGAAATCATGGACTTCAGACATGGCTTGCCTCAAAGCGAATTGATGGAATGGCCGCCGTCTACCGGCAGCACCGTGCCGGTCATGAAATCGGACGCGTCGGAGGCCAGCAACAGCAGCGCGCCGTCGAGCTGGCGCGGCTGTCCGAGCCGGCGCTGCGGGATACGCCGGATCAGCGCCTGTCCGCTTTCGGTCTCGAAGAAGCTGCGGTTGATATCGGTCTCGAAATAGCCCGGCGCAAGCGCATTGACACGGATGCCATGGCGCGCCCACTCCAGCGCCAGCGAGCGCGTGAGATGGATCAGCCCCGCCTTGGCCGCGGTGTACGCCGGCACCTGCTGCGCCACGCGCAGGCCAAGGATCGAGGCAATATTGATGATGCTGCCGCCCGTCCCGGCATCGCGCATCATGCGCGCGGCGCGCTGCGCGACGCGCCAGGCGCCGTTCAGGTTGGTGTCGATCACGCTTTGCCACTGCGCCTCGTCCACCTCCATGGCCGCGCCCGTGGTGGCGATGCCGGCGCTGTTGACGACGATCTGTACCGGCCCGAGTTCGCGCCGCGCACCCTCGAATGCCGCATCGACCCAGGTGGGGTCCCTGACATCGAGCGCGACCACGCACCCCTGTCCGCCCTGCTTGCGCAGTTCGGCCAGCAAGGCCTCGCCCTCGCCCACGCGCCGCCCGGCCAATGCCACCTTGCAGCCGGCGCGCGACAGCGTCTTCGCGAAATGCAGGCCAAGCCCGCTGAAGGCGCCGGTGACCAGCGCCACCTTGCCCTCCAGATCGGCAAACGGGCCCAGGCCGCGTCCATCGTGCTGCGTCATTGCCATGTCTCCTGTGTTCTCTGTTGTCTGCGTGAAAGCCTGCTTACGCAGCCTTGACCATGTCCTCGACCACCTTCTTGGCATCGCCGAACACCATCATGGTCTTGTCCATGTAGAACAGTTCGTTGTCCAGCCCGGCATAGCCGGACGCCATCGAGCGCTTGTTGACGATGACGGTCTTGGCCTTGAAGGCCTCCAGGATCGGCATGCCGGCGATCGGCGACTTCGGGTCGGTCTTCGCCGCAGGGTTCACGACGTCGTTGGCGCCGAGCACCAGCACCACGTCGGCCTGGCCGAATTCGCTGTTGATGTCTTCCATTTCGAAGACCTGGTCGTACGGCACCTCGGCCTCGGCCAGCAGCACGTTCATGTGGCCCGGCATGCGGCCGGCCACCGGGTGGATCGCGTACTTCACCGTCACGCCCTTTTCGGTCAGCTTCTCCGTGAGTTCCTTCAGGGCATGCTGCGCGCGCGCCACGGCCAGGCCGTAGCCCGGCACGATGATCACGGTCTCGGCATTGCCCATCAGGAATGATGCATCATCGGCCGAGCCCGACTTCACATTGCGCTGCACCTGCGAGCCGCCGGCACCGGCTGCTGCGGCATCGCTGCCGAAGCCGCCCAGGATCACGTTGAAGAACGAGCGGTTCATCGCCTTGCACATGATGTACGAGAGGATGGCACCGGACGAACCCACCAGCGAGCCGGCGATGATCAGCATCGGGTTGTTCAGCGAGAAGCCGATGCCGGCGGCCGCCCACCCCGAGTACGAGTTCAGCATCGACACCACCACCGGCATGTCGGCTCCGCCGATCGGGATGATGATCAGCACGCCAAGCACGAAGGCAATGGCGAGCATCGCCAGGAACGGCAGCCACTCCTGCGTCATGAAGAACGCGATGCCGAAGCCGACCATCGCGACCGCCAGCGCCAGGTTCAGCATGTGCTGGCCGGCGAACACCACCGGCGCACCCTGGAACAGGCGGAACTTGTAGCGCCCGGCCAGCTTGCCGAACGCGATCACCGAACCGGAGAACGTGATGGCGCCGACAAAGCAGCCGATGAACAGCTCGACGCGGTTGCCCGTCGGGATCTCGTGCGAGCCCGCCGGCGCGATGCCGAAGGCCGCAGGCTCCGCCACCGCCGCCACGGCAATGCACACCGCGGCCAGGCCGATCAGCGAGTGCATGGCGGCGACCAGTTCGGGCATCTTGGTCATCTCGACCTTCTTGGCCACGTAGGCGCCGATACCACCGCCCACCACCAGCCCGGCAAGAATCAGCGACAGGCCGAAGCCCGTCTCCGTGCCCGCCGCGCCAGACGCCAGGAACTCGCTCTTGAGCTTGGCGATCAGCGCCACCGTGGTGAGCGCCGCCACCGCCATGCCGATCATGCCGAAGGCATTGCCCTTGCGGGCAGAAGCCGGATGCGAAAGGCCCTTCAGTGCCTGGATGAAGCAGACCGACGCCCCCAGGTAGAACAGCGTCACCGTATTCATGGACAGGGCATTCATCGCTGCATCTCCACCAGTTCGCCGCCGGCATGGGCCGGCGCCTTTGCTTCGGCCTTCCCTTCGGCCTTCACCTTGGGCGCCTTCTTGCGGAACATTTCCAGCATGCGCTGCGTGACGAGGAAACCGCCGAACACATTGACGGCGGCCAGCGCCACGGCCAGCGTGCCCATCGCGCGGCCCACGCCGCCTTCAGTCAGGCCGGCGGCCAGCATGGCGCCGACGATGATGATGGCCGAGATTGCATTGGTCACCGCCATCAGCGGCGTATGCAAGGCGGGCGTGACTGTCCAGACCACGTGGTAGCCCACGTAGATCGCCAGCACGAAGATGATCAGGTTGATCACCGTGTGGTTCACCATTTCCATCGGTCTCTCCTTAGCAGGCCAGGGCCGCTTCTTCGCGCCGCGTCATCAGGCAGGCGGCGACGATGTCGTCTTCGAGGTTGAGCGTGAACTGGCCTTCCTTGTCGATGACCAGCTTGAGGAAGTCCAGCACGTTGCGGGCATAGAGCGCCGAGGCGTCGGCCGCGACCATGCTGGCCAGGTTGGTGTGCCCGACGAAGGTGACGCCATGGCGCTCGACCACTTCGTCGGCCACGGTCAGCGGGCAGTTGCCGCCTTGAGCCGCGGCCAGGTCGACCACGACCGAACCGGGCTTCATCTGCTTGACCGTGTCTTCCTGCAGCAGTACCGGAGCTTTGCGGCCGGGGATCAGCGCCGTGGTGATGATGATGTCGGCCTGCTTCGCGCGCTCGTGGACCAGCTCGGCCTGGCGGCGCATCCAGTCCGGCGGCATCGGCCGCGCATAGCCGCCCACTCCTTGCGCGATCTCGCGCTCTTCGTCGGTGATGAACGGCACGTCCAGGAACTTGCCGCCGAGCGATTCGATCTGCTCCTTCACGGCCGGGCGCACGTCCGAGGCCTCGATCACCGCGCCCAGGCGCTTGGCCGTGGCGATGGCCTGCAGGCCGGCCACGCCGGCGCCGAGAATCAGCACGCGCGCGGCCTTGACGGTGCCGGCAGCGGTCATCAGCATCGGCATGAAACGCTGGTAGTGATGGGCGGCGACCAGCACGGCCTTGTAGCCGGCGATATTGGCCTGCGAGGAGAGCACGTCCATGCTCTGCGCGCGCGTGGTGCGCGGCGCGGCTTCGAGCGCGAAGGCCGTGATGCCGGCGGCGGACATGCGCGCCTTGTTCTCGGCATCGAACGGATTGAGCATGCCCACCAGCACCGCGCCCGGCTTCATGTGCGCCAGCTCGGTGATCTCGGGCGCGCGCACCTTCAGCACCAGTTGCGCGCCAAGGGCGTCGGCCGCGCTGCCGATGCGTGCGCCCGCGGCCTCATAGGCCGCATCCGGCTGGCTGGCCCGTACGCCGGCACCCGCCTGCACCACGACCTTGTGGCCTTGGGCGACGTACTTCTTGACCGTCTCGGGCGTGGCGGCGACGCGCGCCTCCCCCTCCCGGGTCTCAGTCGGGATCCCTATCTGCATTTCTCACTCTCCTGTGGACCGCGCCGTCCCGCGCGGGACGCAGTGCGCCGGGCAACGCCACTGGCCAATGGCGGCCAGGGCGGTGCCGGTATGGGTGCCGCTCAGCGGGGCACGTCGCCTTCGAGCGTCACTCGGTTGAGCACGCGCTCGGCATTGCCGTAGTCATGCACGGCGTAGTGCATGGTATTGCGGTTGTCCCACATGACCACGTCGCCCTCCTGCCACATGTGGCGATAGACGTTGTCCGGGGTGACCGAGTGCTCGTACAGGAAGTCGAGCAGCGGACGGCTTTCCGCCTCGGTCATGCCTTCGATGCACTGCGCCGTGTCCGGATGGCCGACATAGAGTGCCTTGCGCCCGGTCTCCGGGTGCGTGCGCACGATCGGATGCACGGCCGAAGGCACCTTGTCCGAGCCCGTCATTTTTGCCAGGCGGGCGCCCGTGAAGCGCGCGCGCAGCCCTTCGATCAGGCGTTGCATCGTGGGCGACAGCCGCTCGTACGAGGCGTACTGGTTGCACCACATGGTGTCGCCGCCGACCGGGATCGTCACCGCCGACAGGATGGAGATCTTCGGCGGCACCTCGGTGTAGATCGAGTCGGAGTGCCAGGCCTCGGTGGAGGCCGTCTCCTTCGGTATCTTGGTGACCTGGAACAGTTCCGGGAATTCCGCCAGGCCCTTCAGCAGCGGGTTGCCCTGGACCGGCGTGCCCCACAGGCGAGCGAACGCCACCTGTGCCGCCGGCTGCAGGAACTGGCCGCGAAAGACCAGCATGCCGTACTCCAGGAAGGCCTGGTGCAGAACCTGGAAAGTGGCGTCATTGATCGGGTCGTTCAGGTTGACGCCGGTGACGGCGGCGCCCACGGAGCCGGTCAACGGCTTGATTTCGATGGTCATGATGTCTCCTCTTGTGTCGATGGCTTCAGTCGACCAGCAGCACGATCTTGCCGACGTGCTGGTCCTGCTTCATGTATTCGTGGGCCGCGCCGATGTCGGTCATGGCAAAGGTGCGGTCGATCGGCAGCCGCACGCGGCCGGCGCGCAGGAACGGCAGCATGTCGCGCGCGCAGGCCTGGATGCACTCGAGCCGCTCTTGCTCGGTACGCGTGCGGAAGGTCACGCCGATCAGCTGCAGGCGCTTGAGCCACAGCATCGACAGGTCGATCTGGGCCGTGGCCGAACCGAGCCGTGCGATGTTCACCAGGCGACCCTTGACAGCAAGGCTCTTCATGTTGGCCTCGAACACCGGACCACCGACGGTGTCGATGATGATGTCGACACCCTTGTTGCCGGTCGCCGCCATGACCGCCTCGACCTGGTCGTCTTTCGACGCATCGATGCCGACATCCACGCCATACTGGCTGAGCTTGTCCAGCTTGGCAGCCGAACGCGACGCGGCGATGACGGGCTTCGCGCCCATCAGCGAAGCAATCTGGATCGCGGCCATCGCCACGCCGCCCGAAGCGCCATTGATCAGCACCGACTCGCCGGCCTTGAGCTGCCCGTTGACCACCAGCGCGTCGTGCGCGGTGATGAAGACATTGGGGAAAGCCGCCGCGTCGATCCACGACATGCCGTCCGGCACGGCGATCAGCGCCAACGGGTCGGCCACCACATACTCGGCCTGGCAGCCGCGGCCATGACCCATGACGCGGTCGCCCTTGCGCCAGCCGTGCACGCCCTCGCCGACCTCGGCCACCTCCCCGGCGAACTCGACGCCGGTGGTGATGGTGTTGCCGCTGCGCAGCTCCTTCGCCTGGTTGATTTCCCCCCGGTTCAGGCCCGATGCGCGGACCCTCACCAGCACCTGGCCCGCCGCCGCGACAGGCACGGGAATATCCTGCACTTCAACCTTGCCGCCCTCCGGGCCTGGTACTACGCGGACTGCCTTCACTGTTGGCTCCTTGTCTGACTCTGTACTTGTCTCTTGATCTGTTTGCGGTTCACGCGCCGCCGGCTCACGTGGCGCCAAGCGCCGTCGCCCGGATCAGCGAAAGCAGCGTCAGCGCGCGTTCGGCCGCGGCTTCGCCGCCGGCGTGATTGCCGCGCACGTACGGCGCGCGGCTGTCCTCGATCGCGGCAAGCGCCGCAAGCGGCTTTTCCGCCGCCACCGCGAGCCGCCGGATTTCATTGACCGTCAGCAGGTAGCTGTGGAACACGTCCTGCTGCGGCGGCGTGGTGCCGAGCTTGTGCAGCAGCACATTCAGCCAGTGCGTGCCGGCCAGCATCGCGGCCTCGATCGTCATCTCGTGATCGGTTGGCCCGCACTTATGCATTGATGCCTCGATGCGGCGTGCAATCGCCATGTGTCCTTCAATGTCCACGCGCGCCTCCTTCCATGCGCTGTGCCAGCACGCGCAGGCACCGTTGCAGCGCGGCTTCGCAGTTCTGCGCGATCGCCTGCGTCGGCACCAGGCCTTCGCGCAGGCACGGGTCGCGGTAGTGCTCGATGCGCTCCATGTCTTCCATCATCGCGGCAATGTCCGCGGGCACCGGCGCCTCCACCTTCGGACGGCCGACGTGCAGCACGTCGCCAAGCGGCCGGAACGCCGCCTTCAGGCTGCCGTCCGGCTGCGGCACCAGATAGACCCCGGGCTGCGTCGGAAACATATCGTCGTCGAGCGTGATCCCGGCCTGGTGCAGTGCTGCATTGACCGCATGGGTTCCCGCCGTCATGCCCGCCCAGAACCACAGCTCGAAATCCTGGAGCGGATCCAGGCGCCCGCGCAACGCCTGTAGCTTCGCAATTTTTTCCAGGTGTGATGCCACCTTCATGCCTGTCCTCGGTTGTTGGAATCCGGTGCCGCACCCCGGCGGCCCCGTTGCTATGACGATAGACACGCGCACTGTCGATGTCAACAACTTCTATATAGGACTTCTACGTAAGAATAGTGGTTTTCTCGGGGGTAAGCGTGTTAATCCTTGACTAAGCCCGCAGCGATTCTCTACATTGCATCTCAACACCTATACAGGAGTTTATCAATGCCTCGAGCCATCGTACTCAACCCGGCCGACAACGTGGCCACCCTGCTGGACGCCGGCCATGCCGGTGACGCCTGCGCCCTGGAAGGCGAGCGGTCGGGAAAGCTGGTCCTGCTGCAGGACGTCCCGTTCGGCCACAAGGTATGCGTGGCCGACACCTCGGCGGGCCAGGAAATCCTCAAGTACGGCCAGGTCATCGGCCGCGCCAGCCACGCGATCCGTGCCGGCGAACACATGCATGTTCACAACATCGAGTCGGCGCGCGCGCGCGGCGACCTGCACAAGGGCTAAGACAGATGACAACCACCTTTCTCGGATACCCGCGCGAGAACGGCGCGGTCGGCGTACGCAACTGGGTCGCCGTGGTCTCGGTCATGGATAACTGCAACCCGGTCACGCGCGCCATCGCGCGCACCGTGGGCGGCTGCATTCCCGTGACCACGCTGTTCGTGCGCGGACAGTTCGGCGCCGACCTGGATTTCGCCTTCGAATCGCTGGCAGGCCTGGGCCGCAACCCCAATATCGCGTCGGTGCTGCTGGTCGGGCTGGAGCCGTCGTCCACCGAAGAAGTCGCGCGCCGCATCCAGGCCGCCGGCAAACCCGTCGAGCGCGTGCACCTGCAGCCCAACGGCACGGTCGATTGCATTGCCGAAGGCACGCGCAAGGCCGCGCAGCTTTCGCTCCGGGCGTCGCGCGCGCGCCGCGTGCCCTGCCCCGTGTCGTCGCTGGTGATCGGCGTGGAATGCGGCGGATCGGATACCACCTCGGGCCTGAGCTGCAACCCGGTGATCGGGCGCATGGCTGACCTCGTGATCGCCGAGGGCGGCACGGTGATCATCTCCGAGACCTCCGAATTCATCGGCGCCGATCACCTGTTTGCGGAGCGGGCCGCCAACGCACGCGTGCGCGAGGATTTCGTCACCGCCGTGCGCAACATGGAAAACCTGGCCATTTCACGCGGCGTCGACATGCGCGAGGACCAGCCCTCGCCTGACAACAAGCGCGGCGGCCTGACCACGGTCGAGGAGAAGGCGCTCGGCGCCATGGCCAAGGCCGGCAACAGCCCGCTCGTCGGCGTGCTGCGCTACGGCGAGGCGCCGCAGAAGAAGGGTCTGCACTTCATGGACGCCCCGGCCGCGGCAGTGGAAAATCTGACTGCGCTTGCTGCCGGCGGGTGCCAGCTCACCTTCTTCGGCACCGGAGTGGGCAATCCGATCGGCAGCATGGTGGCACCGACCGTCAAGGTGTGCGGCAACGTCAATACGCTGCACACCATGGCCGACAACATTGACTTCGACGTCAGCGGGATCCTGCAGCACGGCGAGAAGATTTCGGACCTCGGCGATCAGCTCTATGCCTATGCGATGGACGTCGCATCGGGCACGCGGCTGACCAGCGAGGTGCTCGATATCCGGGAGACCGCGATCAGTCGATTCGCACTGAGCCTCTGAGCAACCATGACCAAACTCAACAGCGTCTCCGACGCGATCATCCGCTCCATCGAATCCGGCGCCCTGCGCGAAGGCGACCGCCTGCCGTCCGAAGGCGAGCTCGCCGCGATCCATGGCGTGAGCGTCGGGACCATTCAGAAGGCGCTGATCCGTTTGACGCACTCGGGACTGATCACGCGCGAGCAGGGGCGCGGCACCTTCGTGTCCGGCACGCGCGTGGCGCCCGCCGATGTCCGCTACCTGCGCTTTCGGGATGAAGACGGCAACGAACTGCCGTCCTACGTCCACGCGCGTTCGGTCAAGCGCATCAAGCGCAAGGGCCCGTGGTCGGAGTTCCTCGAAGGCGACGGCTACGTGCGCATCGAGCGCGTGATCAATGTCGGCGGCCGCTTCGACCTGTACAGCGAATTCTGGCTGCGCGAGGAGGACTTCGCGCAACTGGGCGGCCTGGACCGCGAGGCGCTGGAGAAGAACCTGCGCGAGCTGATCGGCCAGCGGCTGTCGCTGCCGACGCTGCGCGTGGACCAGTGGATCCGCTTCGGTCCGGCACCGGCAATCGCCGCGCGCGAGCTGGGGCTCGACGCCGAGGCGCCTGCCTTCATCATGGAAATGCGCGGCTACACGCTGCGCGACCAGCCGCTCTATTACCAGTCGGTCTACGCCGCGCCGTTCACCGAGCGCCTGATGATCGTACGGGAGAAATCTTCATGACCACGCGATGGAGCGCCCAAAGCCTGGAGCGCTGGACTTCTGCTGTATTCGAATCGTGCGGCGTGGCGCCTGCGCATGCCGTCGAGGCCGCCACCGCGCTGGTGCGCAGCGAACTGCGCGGCTACAAGACGCATGGCATGACGCGCGTGCCGTCCTATGTCGAGCGCCTGCGCGCCGGTGACTTCAACCCGCGCGCCGCCATGTCGCACCGGACTTTCCCCGGCGGCATCGTGCTGGATGCCGATGGGGCCATGGGCCAGGTCGCCGGGCCGCATGCCGTGCGGCTGGGCCTCGCAGCGCTGGAATCGAGTGCCAGCGTACTGGTTGCCGTGCAGTCGTGCGGCCACCTGGGCGCACTGGGCATCCACGCACTGCTCGCGGCCGAAGCTGGCGCGTTCTGCATCGTCGGACAGCGCACGCCGCCCGTGCTAGGCATGGAGGGCTTTGCCCGCCCCGCCATCGGGCACAACCCGATCGCCTTCGGCTGCCCGTTGCCGGGCCAGGCCCCGATCGTGTTCGACGTGGCCTGCAGCGTCGCCGCGCGCGGCCATATCCTGCTCGCCGCGCGTGAAGGCAAACCCATTCCCCAAGGCTGGGCCCTGGACGCCGACGGCCAGCCGACCACCGATGCGCAGCGCGCGCTGGCCGGCTCGCTGCTGCCGACCGGCGGCCACAAGGGCATCGGCATCGCCATGATGGTCGAATGCCTGGCCGGTGCGCTGGCCGCTACCGCAGGTTCGCTTGACCCCGCGCGCAACAGCGTCGGCAACGGCGGCGCGGTCGGTCGCCAGGGCGGCTTTGTCTGGCTGGTCCGTCCCGAGGCGTTTGCCGGCCAGGCGCTGTTCGCCGACTACATGGCGCAATGGACCGGCAACTACCTCGCTGCCGGCGGCAGCGAGGCAAGACTTCCCGGCCACCGGGGCGACCAGCTCGAACGTGAAGGCCGCGCGCACGGCATCGCCCTGCCCGAAGCCATCACACGCGAACTGGCCGGCCTTGGCCGGACCTTGAGCATCCCGTTCCCGGCCTAGCCGGATCCGCGACGACATCAACGATATCCGGGTCACCGGCAGACGCTGGCCGCCCCTACCCCACCCACACACAGGCGAAATCCGTCCCATGAACGCTCCAATCCTCCCCGACGCCGCCCGGAAAGCCATGGAGGCCGTGTCGATCGACGACAAGTACGCACTGGAATCCGGCCGCGCCTACATGAGCGGCGTGCAGGCCCTGGTGCGCCTGCCGCTGATGCAGCGCCGGCGCGACGCGCTGGCCGGCCACAACACCGCGGCGTTCATCTCCGGCTACCGCGGATCGCCGCTCGGCAACTATGACCAGGCCATGTGGCAAGCCAAGAAGATCCTGGCCGACAACCATGTCGTGTTCAAGCCCGGCGTCAACGAGGAACTCGGCGTTACCGCCGTATGGGGCTCGCAGCAACTCGACTTCGACGCGGCCAGCAAGAAGTACGACGGCGTGTTCGGGATCTGGTATGGCAAGGGTCCCGGCGTCGACCGCAGCGGCGATGCGCTCAAGCATGCCAACCTGGCCGGCACTTCGCGCCTGGGCGGCGTGATCGCGCTGGCCGGCGACGACCACGTATCCAAGAGCAGCACGCTGGCGCACCAGAGCGACCACACCCTCATCGCGTGCGGCCTGCCGGTGTTCTTCCCGTCGAATGTGCAGGACATCCTGGACCTGGGCGTGCACGCGTTCGCGATGAGCCGCTTCAGCGGCCTCTGGGCCGGCATGAAGACCGTGCAGGAGGTGGTGGAGTCGGGCGCCTCGGTGATTGCGGACCCGGACCGCGTGCGCATTCTCCTGCCGGAAGACTTCGCCATGCCCGAGGGCGGCCTGCACATCCGCTGGCCCGACGATCCGCTCGCGGCCGAGGCGCGCATGATGGAGTTCAAGTGGCCGGCGGCGCTCGCCTATGTGCGAGCCAACCGCCTGAACCGCAACGTGGTCGAAGGCCCCGATGACCGCCTCGGCATCATCGCCAGCGGCAAGGCCTACAGCGACACGCGCCAGGCCCTGCTCGACCTCGGCCTCGATGATGCAACCTGCCGCGCGCTCGGCATCCGCGTCCACAAGGTCAGCGTGGTGTGGCCGCTCGAGCCCGACAGCGTGCGCGCTTTCGCGCACGGGCTGCGCGAAGTGCTGGTGGTCGAGGAGAAGCGCCCGCTCATCGAACAGCAACTGAAGGACGAGCTTTACCACTATCGCGCCGATGCGCGCCCGGCCGTGTTCGGCAAATACCACCACACCGACGGTGCGGGCGGCGAATGGAGCCACCGCAAGCCGGCCGGGGACTGGCTGCTGCGCGCCAAGGCCGACCTGTCGCCGGCACTGGTCGCCAAGGCCATTGCGCAGCGACTCAAGGCACTGGGCGTGCCCGCCGACGTGGCCGCACGCATGGATGTTCGCCTGCAGGAAATCGAGGCCAAGGAACGCGCCACCGCGCAGGGCGATTCGCGCGCCGCCGACCGCCTGCCGTGGTTCTGCCCGGGCTGCCCGCACAACACCAGTACCAAGGTGCCGGAAGGCTCGGTCGCCACGGCCGGCATCGGCTGCCACGGCATGGTGGTGTGGATGGACCGCTCGACCACCTCGTGGTCGCAGATGGGTGGCGAAGGCGTGCACTGGATGGGCCAGGCGCCATTCAGCAAGCGCAACCACATGTTCGCCAACCTCGGCGACGGCACCTACAACCACTCGGGCCTGCTGGCGGTGCGCCAGTCCATCCATGCCGGCGTGAACATGACCTACAAGGTGCTGTTCAATAGCGCGGTCGCCATGACCGGCGGACAGCCGGTGGATGGACAGCTTGATGTACCAGCCATGTCGCGCGAACTGGCCGCCGAGGGCGCGCGGCAGATCGTGGTGGTCACGGACGAGCCGGAAAAGTACAAGGGTGTCAGCAACCTGGCGGCCGGCGTCACGGTGCGCCATCGCGACGAGCTGGACGCGGTGCAGCGCGAGCTGCGCGAAGTGGCGGGCGTGACCGTGATCATCTACGACCAGACCTGCGCGACCAAGAAGCGCCGCGAGCGCAAGCGCGGCACCATGGCGGACCCCGCCAAACGCGTCGTGATCAACGAGCTGGTGTGCGAGGGCTGCGGCGACTGCTCCGTGGAAAGCAACTGCCTGGCCGTGCAGCCGGTGGAGACCGAGTTCGGCCGCAAGCGCAAGATCAACCAGGACACCTGCAACAAGGACTTCTCCTGCACCAAGGGCTTCTGCCCGAGCTTCGTCACCGTCGAAGGCGGCCAGCTCAGGAAGCCGTCGGCAGGCGGCAAGAACCAGCCCGTCCCGACCGATATCCCCATGCCCACGCTGCCCGATGCCGCCACGCCCCGGCGCATCGTCGTGGCCGGCATCGGCGGCACCGGCATCGTGACGATCGGCGGCGTGCTGGGCATGGCCGCGCACCTCGAAGGCAAGGGCGTGATCACGCAGGACGCCACCGGCATGGCGCAGATGGGCGGCTCGACCTGGAGCCACATCCAGATCGCCGCGAGCCCCGACGCCCTGCACGCCAGCCGCGTCGATATCGCGATGGCCGACCTGGTGATCGCCTGCGACACGGTGGTGGCCGCCAGCAAGGCATCGCTCGCGACCATGTCGCCGCAGCGGACCTACGTGGTGCTCAACAGCCATGTCACGCCGACCGCCGCGTTCGTGCGCAATCCGGACTGGGATCCGCAGACCGAGGATGCCGTCGGCCGCATTGCACAGGCCGTCGGCAGCGGCCAGGTCGGCAGCTTCGATGCCGAACAGGTCTCGAAGCAGGTCATGGGCCAGTCCATCTACGCCAACCTGATGATGCTGGGCTACGCCTGGCAGAAGGGCCGCGTGCCGCTGTCGCATGCCGCGCTGATGCGCGCCATCGAACTCAACGGCGTGCAGGTGGACAGCAACAAGGCCGCGTTCGAATGGGGCCGGATGTGCGCGCACGACATATCGCGCGTCCCGGTGCGCGCCGCCAACGCGCAAGTGATCCAGTTCGTGCGCAAGCCGACGCTGGACGACCTGCTGGCCCGGCACGTCGAGTTCCTCACCGCCTACCAGCACCGCGCCTATGCCGCGCAGTACGAGGCCCTGGTCGACCGCGTCAGGATCGCCGAGTCCGTCACGGGTGGCACCCGCCTCTCCGAGGCCGTGGCGCGCTCGCTGTTCAAGCTGATGGCCTACAAGGACGAGTACGAAGTGGCGCGCCTGCACACCGACGCCGCGTTCCGCAAGCAGGTCGAGTCGATGTTCGAAGGCGACTTCCGCCTGGTGCACCACCTGGCGCCGCCGCTGTTCGCCAGGAA from the Cupriavidus sp. WKF15 genome contains:
- a CDS encoding GntR family transcriptional regulator — translated: MTKLNSVSDAIIRSIESGALREGDRLPSEGELAAIHGVSVGTIQKALIRLTHSGLITREQGRGTFVSGTRVAPADVRYLRFRDEDGNELPSYVHARSVKRIKRKGPWSEFLEGDGYVRIERVINVGGRFDLYSEFWLREEDFAQLGGLDREALEKNLRELIGQRLSLPTLRVDQWIRFGPAPAIAARELGLDAEAPAFIMEMRGYTLRDQPLYYQSVYAAPFTERLMIVREKSS
- a CDS encoding indolepyruvate ferredoxin oxidoreductase family protein, which gives rise to MNAPILPDAARKAMEAVSIDDKYALESGRAYMSGVQALVRLPLMQRRRDALAGHNTAAFISGYRGSPLGNYDQAMWQAKKILADNHVVFKPGVNEELGVTAVWGSQQLDFDAASKKYDGVFGIWYGKGPGVDRSGDALKHANLAGTSRLGGVIALAGDDHVSKSSTLAHQSDHTLIACGLPVFFPSNVQDILDLGVHAFAMSRFSGLWAGMKTVQEVVESGASVIADPDRVRILLPEDFAMPEGGLHIRWPDDPLAAEARMMEFKWPAALAYVRANRLNRNVVEGPDDRLGIIASGKAYSDTRQALLDLGLDDATCRALGIRVHKVSVVWPLEPDSVRAFAHGLREVLVVEEKRPLIEQQLKDELYHYRADARPAVFGKYHHTDGAGGEWSHRKPAGDWLLRAKADLSPALVAKAIAQRLKALGVPADVAARMDVRLQEIEAKERATAQGDSRAADRLPWFCPGCPHNTSTKVPEGSVATAGIGCHGMVVWMDRSTTSWSQMGGEGVHWMGQAPFSKRNHMFANLGDGTYNHSGLLAVRQSIHAGVNMTYKVLFNSAVAMTGGQPVDGQLDVPAMSRELAAEGARQIVVVTDEPEKYKGVSNLAAGVTVRHRDELDAVQRELREVAGVTVIIYDQTCATKKRRERKRGTMADPAKRVVINELVCEGCGDCSVESNCLAVQPVETEFGRKRKINQDTCNKDFSCTKGFCPSFVTVEGGQLRKPSAGGKNQPVPTDIPMPTLPDAATPRRIVVAGIGGTGIVTIGGVLGMAAHLEGKGVITQDATGMAQMGGSTWSHIQIAASPDALHASRVDIAMADLVIACDTVVAASKASLATMSPQRTYVVLNSHVTPTAAFVRNPDWDPQTEDAVGRIAQAVGSGQVGSFDAEQVSKQVMGQSIYANLMMLGYAWQKGRVPLSHAALMRAIELNGVQVDSNKAAFEWGRMCAHDISRVPVRAANAQVIQFVRKPTLDDLLARHVEFLTAYQHRAYAAQYEALVDRVRIAESVTGGTRLSEAVARSLFKLMAYKDEYEVARLHTDAAFRKQVESMFEGDFRLVHHLAPPLFARKNQDGEPLKAAYGPWVRKAFAVLARFKGLRGTALDPFGYTAERREERALIAAYRDCVEALLPKLCAQNLELALEIARLPMDIRGYGHVKARNLAATRVRWERLMTQWESGDVRNENTRPTVAA
- a CDS encoding UxaA family hydrolase, which codes for MTTTFLGYPRENGAVGVRNWVAVVSVMDNCNPVTRAIARTVGGCIPVTTLFVRGQFGADLDFAFESLAGLGRNPNIASVLLVGLEPSSTEEVARRIQAAGKPVERVHLQPNGTVDCIAEGTRKAAQLSLRASRARRVPCPVSSLVIGVECGGSDTTSGLSCNPVIGRMADLVIAEGGTVIISETSEFIGADHLFAERAANARVREDFVTAVRNMENLAISRGVDMREDQPSPDNKRGGLTTVEEKALGAMAKAGNSPLVGVLRYGEAPQKKGLHFMDAPAAAVENLTALAAGGCQLTFFGTGVGNPIGSMVAPTVKVCGNVNTLHTMADNIDFDVSGILQHGEKISDLGDQLYAYAMDVASGTRLTSEVLDIRETAISRFALSL
- a CDS encoding Ldh family oxidoreductase; translation: MTTRWSAQSLERWTSAVFESCGVAPAHAVEAATALVRSELRGYKTHGMTRVPSYVERLRAGDFNPRAAMSHRTFPGGIVLDADGAMGQVAGPHAVRLGLAALESSASVLVAVQSCGHLGALGIHALLAAEAGAFCIVGQRTPPVLGMEGFARPAIGHNPIAFGCPLPGQAPIVFDVACSVAARGHILLAAREGKPIPQGWALDADGQPTTDAQRALAGSLLPTGGHKGIGIAMMVECLAGALAATAGSLDPARNSVGNGGAVGRQGGFVWLVRPEAFAGQALFADYMAQWTGNYLAAGGSEARLPGHRGDQLEREGRAHGIALPEAITRELAGLGRTLSIPFPA